Proteins encoded together in one Streptomyces sp. B1I3 window:
- a CDS encoding nucleotidyltransferase family protein — MHTFPTQAVILAGGQGSRLRPYTDDRPKPMVEIPGTGTPIIGHQLSWLAAEGVTDAVVSCGHLADVLQEWLASAVLPLRVTTVVETEPLGRGGGLKHAAARLPDASQPWYATNGDIWTRFSLREMASFHAERDAVATLALARPRIPWGAVETDAFGHITDFIESPPSPYLINAGVYVFAPAFTAMLPDLGDHERTTFPRLARERRLAGFPLPHGAYWRAIDTAKDLTEAAKELGSRPGG; from the coding sequence ATGCATACGTTTCCGACGCAGGCCGTGATCCTGGCGGGTGGTCAGGGTTCGCGGCTGCGCCCGTACACCGATGACCGTCCCAAGCCGATGGTCGAGATCCCGGGCACCGGGACCCCGATCATCGGCCATCAGCTTTCCTGGCTGGCCGCCGAGGGCGTCACCGACGCCGTGGTCTCGTGCGGCCATCTCGCCGATGTGCTGCAGGAGTGGCTGGCATCGGCCGTACTTCCGTTGCGCGTCACGACCGTCGTCGAGACCGAGCCCCTGGGCCGCGGTGGCGGTCTGAAGCATGCCGCGGCACGGCTGCCCGACGCGTCACAGCCGTGGTACGCGACGAACGGCGACATCTGGACCCGCTTCTCGCTGCGGGAGATGGCCTCGTTCCACGCCGAGCGGGACGCCGTCGCGACGCTGGCCCTGGCCCGTCCGCGCATTCCGTGGGGGGCGGTGGAGACGGACGCGTTCGGGCACATCACCGACTTCATCGAGTCGCCTCCGTCGCCCTATCTGATCAACGCGGGGGTGTACGTCTTCGCGCCCGCCTTCACGGCCATGCTGCCGGACCTCGGTGACCATGAGCGGACGACGTTCCCCCGGCTGGCCCGGGAACGCCGGCTGGCCGGGTTCCCGCTGCCCCACGGGGCGTACTGGCGGGCCATCGACACGGCGAAGGACCTGACGGAGGCGGCGAAGGAGCTGGGCTCCCGGCCGGGCGGCTGA
- a CDS encoding DoxX family protein yields the protein MSVDTRTPRFDEQPALSMTKVDSDPAQVIVSHASFRVQLAPGQRTRLRGAAGPAGQARIPAMGGAGGRRRAPVVWSGRSEPGDPGATGLLQAVRNSTAGHLGAGTGGDFGAGYDDTGGGTQVIPLIEETQPNPVVIAPRAGSGRTGPLLPPMRQAVGAYDTVGTAPDATYVRRPDDLGHDDLGHDDFGHDDAGHDDAGHDGTATDDRRQGADDVRHAYYPGRRMNLGVVLLPLRVFLGFISIYAGMGKLCDPVYFDGGHRGSMVKWLNSMHPWAVAEPLRDFALAHPVGSGLAVAFLQVVAGVLTVLGLWQRVAAAFGALLSAALLVTVSWRSVAAYDAPDIIFLAAWSPLVIAGAPVYSLDGRLAGEAWRTLGPRSEIWDLRRRVLRRGAVVATVVVGLTLLIGSMLGGAVRSTEVVTVPGPDGNPTNQLPGSPLPDETPGKREPSRTPVEGRPETGPSSAPGTPSAEESTPAGDSVRESGQATGASTGQPSQTQGTGRQTPQETTPQEPPATSSSGPTSSGGTSSGGTTGGGGSDSGGSDGGGSTGGAGQNPIGGLLG from the coding sequence ATGAGTGTGGACACCAGAACGCCTCGGTTCGACGAACAACCCGCCCTGAGCATGACGAAGGTGGACAGCGACCCCGCCCAGGTCATCGTCAGCCACGCCAGCTTCCGGGTGCAGCTCGCCCCGGGCCAGCGCACCCGTCTGCGCGGAGCGGCGGGACCCGCCGGACAGGCCAGGATCCCTGCCATGGGCGGCGCGGGCGGCCGCAGGCGGGCTCCCGTCGTCTGGAGCGGCAGGTCGGAGCCCGGCGACCCCGGAGCGACCGGCCTCCTGCAGGCCGTGCGCAACTCCACCGCAGGCCACCTCGGCGCCGGCACCGGTGGGGACTTCGGCGCGGGGTACGACGACACGGGCGGCGGCACCCAGGTCATCCCGCTCATCGAGGAGACCCAGCCGAACCCCGTGGTGATCGCCCCCCGGGCGGGCAGCGGCCGGACCGGTCCGCTCCTGCCCCCCATGCGGCAGGCCGTCGGCGCCTACGACACCGTCGGGACGGCACCCGACGCCACGTACGTCCGGCGACCCGACGACCTCGGGCACGACGACCTCGGGCACGACGACTTCGGGCACGACGACGCAGGTCACGACGACGCAGGTCACGACGGCACCGCGACCGACGATCGACGCCAGGGCGCCGACGACGTCCGGCACGCCTACTACCCCGGACGCCGCATGAATCTCGGCGTCGTCCTCCTGCCGCTGCGCGTCTTCCTCGGCTTCATCTCCATCTACGCCGGCATGGGCAAGCTCTGCGACCCCGTCTACTTCGACGGCGGCCACCGCGGCTCCATGGTCAAGTGGCTGAACTCCATGCACCCCTGGGCCGTCGCCGAACCGCTGCGCGACTTCGCACTCGCCCACCCCGTCGGATCCGGACTCGCCGTCGCCTTCCTCCAGGTCGTCGCCGGCGTCCTCACCGTCCTCGGTCTCTGGCAGCGCGTCGCCGCGGCCTTCGGGGCCCTGCTCTCCGCCGCTCTCCTCGTCACGGTCAGCTGGCGCAGCGTCGCCGCCTACGACGCACCCGACATCATCTTCCTGGCCGCCTGGAGTCCCCTCGTCATCGCGGGCGCCCCCGTCTACTCCCTCGACGGGCGCCTCGCCGGAGAGGCGTGGCGCACGCTCGGCCCGCGCTCCGAGATCTGGGACCTGCGCCGCCGCGTCCTGCGCCGTGGCGCCGTGGTGGCGACCGTCGTCGTCGGCCTGACCCTGCTGATCGGCTCCATGCTCGGCGGGGCCGTCCGCTCCACCGAGGTCGTCACCGTGCCCGGCCCCGACGGCAACCCCACCAACCAACTGCCCGGCTCCCCGCTCCCCGACGAGACCCCCGGCAAGCGGGAGCCCTCCCGTACCCCCGTGGAGGGCCGGCCCGAGACGGGTCCGTCCAGCGCCCCCGGCACCCCGTCGGCCGAGGAGTCCACCCCGGCGGGCGACTCCGTCCGCGAGTCGGGCCAGGCCACGGGAGCGAGCACCGGACAGCCCAGCCAGACCCAGGGCACCGGCCGGCAGACCCCGCAGGAGACGACCCCGCAGGAACCCCCGGCCACCAGCAGCTCGGGGCCGACCTCCTCGGGCGGCACCAGCTCCGGCGGCACCACCGGTGGCGGCGGCTCGGACAGCGGCGGCTCGGACGGTGGAGGCTCCACCGGGGGCGCCGGCCAGAACCCCATCGGCGGCCTGCTCGGCTGA